One part of the Andrena cerasifolii isolate SP2316 chromosome 4, iyAndCera1_principal, whole genome shotgun sequence genome encodes these proteins:
- the LOC143368564 gene encoding bestrophin-4, which translates to MTVTYQYQVANSTSGGFTRLLFMWRGSLYKLIYRELLLFLILFGALSAIYRHLLTPTQKKEFEQIVIYCDNFINLIPLSFVLGFYVSYVAHRWWQQYQAIPWPDKVMHLIALYVTGNDEYSRMLRRALMRYLNLSLILVLRSISSAVKKRFPTLDHVVDSGFMTSLELELFLAVPSSEFNTYWIPCTWFINLLKEARQNRRIPDPQGLKLVMEEFSEFRTKCGLLWSFDWICIPLVYTQVVTLATYSFFAVALVARQYIDGNEKQFQLEIDTYIPVFTILQFFFFMGLLKVAEQLINPFGDDDEDFELNWIIDRHTKVSYLGVDTLMNRCPPLVKDIYFDDENLILPYTEAAAAYKKKTYRGSVAKMTVPEEKQTMFLPDIEEDEEDLKPSLHTSNMSLATHADSPSCERRQISLRAETPTKTDQNSPETVLQFDIQETPPDQRSSTITEAMKKFSHLGKYSTQRIDQNRKPFFTLTKSPKVILEPWPSATNLSGPTRRFIDTPVVYSGDPNPWKEYTHRVWRRPSLDQLTPDQLLEVGGEHCDFEDVHMPGTFSASTSDSPRSDTCHCHCRYTDAYHLKPPEANLPVTEKVTLKSGSPKFLVRRHKSMGTSKKKGVQWQQTMKAHRSKTIDDESPIEEIFPQTRSSPNLKHLDDDVEDTKADVFDDETNSAKKE; encoded by the exons ATGACAGTGACGTATCAGTATCAAGTTGCCAATTCCACAAGCGGCGGATTCACGAGGCTGCTTTTTATGTGGAGAGGTTCACTTTACAAGCTCATCTATAGAGAACTCCTCCTGTTTCTAATCCTCTTCGGCGCACTATCTGCTATTTACCGACATTTACTTACTCCTACGCAAAAAAA GGAATTCGAGCAGATTGTTATTTACTGCGacaatttcattaatttaattCCATTAAGTTTCGTTCTGGGCTTCTATGTGTCCTACGTTGCTCACAGGTGGTGGCAACAATACCAAGCGATACCTTGGCCCGACAA AGTGATGCATTTAATTGCGTTATATGTTACGGGGAATGATGAATATAGTCGTATGCTTCGAAGGGCGCTCATGCGTTATTTGAATCTGTCTTTAATACTCGTCCTACGGTCGATCAGTTCAGCGGTGAAAAAACGATTTCCAACCCTCGATCATGTTGTTGATTCTG GATTTATGACATCATTGGAATTGGAATTGTTTCTGGCAGTACCAAGCTCGGAATTCAACACGTATTGGATCCCTTGCACATGGTTTATCAATCTTCTAAAAGAGGCGCGTCAAAATCGCAGGATTCCAGATCCTCAGGGACTCAAGTTAGTTATGGAG GAATTTAGTGAGTTTCGCACGAAATGCGGCCTCTTGTGGAGCTTCGACTGGATATGTATCCCATTAGTCTATACGCAAGTTGTGACATTAGCCACGTACAGTTTCTTCGCTGTTGCTTTGGTAGCCCGACAATACATCGATGGTAATGAAAAGCAATTCCAACTGGAGATCGATACCTACATACCTGTTTTTACCATTCTGCAGTTCTTCTTCTTCATGGGGTTATTAAAG GTAGCTGAACAATTAATTAATCCCTTTGGTGATGATGACGAAGACTTTGAGTTGAACTGGATAATTGATCGTCATACTAAG GTATCGTATCTTGGGGTGGACACTCTCATGAACAGGTGTCCGCCACTGGTCAAAGACATTTACTTCGACGACGAGAATCTGATTCTACCATACACAGAAGCAGCAGCCGCGTATAAGAAGAAAACATACCGCGGTAGCGTGGCAAAAATGAC CGTCCCTGAGGAGAAGCAAACCATGTTTTTACCAGATATAGAAGAAGATGAGGAAGATCTGAAACCCTCTCTTCATACGTCGAACATGAGTCTGGCTACTCACGCTGACAGCCCATCGTGTGAAAGGCG CCAGATCAGTCTACGCGCTGAAACACCTACAAAGACTGATCAAAACTCTCCTGAGACAGTTTTACAATTCGATATTCAAGAAACACCGCCAGACCAGCGGTCAAGTACCATCACGGAAGCTATGAAGAAGTTTTCACACCTAGGAAAATATTCAACACAGCGTATCGATCAGAATCGAAAGCCATTTTTTACATTAACGAAGAGCCCCAAGGTGATTCTAGAGCCTTGGCCGAGCGCGACTAACTTATCGGGTCCTACGAGGCGCTTCATCGATACACCAGTGGTTTATAGCGGCGACCCAAATCCTTGGAAGGAATATACTCACAGAGTCTGGCGTCGACCCTCGTTGGACCAGCTAACTCCAGATCAGCTTCTGGAAGTGGGAGGGGAGCATTGTGATTTTGAAGATGTGCACATGCCTGGTACTTTCAGTGCGAGCACAAGTGATAGCCCTCGCTCGGACacctgtcactgtcactgtcgtTATACCGATGCGTATCATTTAAAGCCGCCAGAAGCAAACTTACCAGTTACAGAAAAAGTGACGCTTAAAAGCGGAAGCCCCAAGTTCCTTGTTAGAAGGCATAAATCAATGGGAACTAGCAAAAAGAAAGGTGTTCAATGGCAACAGACCATGAAGGCGCATCGAAGCAAAACGATAGACGATGAATCACCTATCGAAGAGATATTCCCTCAGACGAGGAGCTCGCCAAACTTGAAGCATCTGGACGACGATGTAGAGGATACAAAAGCAGATGTATTCGATGATGAAACAAATTCTGCCAAGAAAGAATGA